The Zonotrichia albicollis isolate bZonAlb1 chromosome 21, bZonAlb1.hap1, whole genome shotgun sequence genome segment CACACAACCGAAGGAGGTGGGGATTGAGAGGCTCAGGGGGGTTCCAGGATCCTcgagggggtttggggatgttTTCAGCACAGCAATTGCCacaaggagggaagggaaggtcaGTGTTCATCCCAGGGGCTGGGTGAAGGTGGGGTTGTCCCAAGGCCTCTCAGGAGCTGGGGTGAAGGTggatgtgtccccagccctaccctggggagctgcaggtgttttctgtgtggaagggtttttttgttttgcctcgGTTGTTCTGCCCTAGCTGAGCAGGTGCTCTgggtgtgccctgtgcaggtgctggagcagctccagcccggGGCACTGGGCACGGTGCTGGTGGCTCAGCTGAGAACAGACCAGGCTGCCCACAAGAAATATGCAATAAAGCAGGTGAGCAGGTGGTTGCTATGAAAACAAGAGTGTGGAATGTTTGTTGTCTCCAGGGGCACAAGGATAATAGCAAGAGACCCATGCtgggcagctgagctgctggatAAGAGCAGGCTTGCCTGTTATAGTGCTGCTTTTTGGGAAAATGGGAGATTCAGATCAGtttaggggaattttgaggCTCAAAGTGGGGAAAGGTCATCAGCCTAGTAAGGTCCCATCAGTGCTCTCACCTCAGCTCAGTGCAGAAACACTGCTTTGTTTTACCCATCTCCTGAtaccaaaactgccccaaacatGAGAGATTTGACCTATCATTGAAAATTTATATCATTTGCACCTTGCTAAGAGTGTTCTGGATTGTTccttgctgcttcttttacaGTCTCAGCCCTGTCTTTTGTTTGGTGCAGGTTGAATGCATTGACCAACACCAAGCAAATGTGGCCTTGAAGGAGGTATTGGTGCAGTCTTTTCTTTACTACTTCACTTACAAAGACCAAAGTCTTGGTAGAACCAAGTCTTTTATCTGCAAGGATTAGCTGAGTAAATAAGTAAATCAGGTAGGACTATTTGTGGGgtgtgctctctgccctctgCTTGGGCTCAGGCCAGGGTTTTGTATTAATTGTTGTTATTTATGGATATGTAAATTCAAATGGACAGCTCTTCTCAGAGAATAGTTCCTTCTCAgactttttatttgttttgtgaaGCCAAAGGACAAAACTCATCCTTTTGGCCTTTAAACTGAAGGAGAACCTTGGTCTGTTTATAGTTTATTATTAATAACTTGATGTCTAGATAACATATTTCATTATATGCTCATTTCTCAGAGTTGAACATTTTTATTGTGAATGATTTTCCTCCCTTTGTtgcactctttttttttctgatgtaaaCTTTGTCATAATGCCTTGAGTAAGAAGCATCAGAAATACTCTTAAAAGACCAAAAATAGTTTCAATAAAATAGTGGAATAGCACATGACGGATGAGTCTCCCAGTGCCCAGTATGCACAGCATCTGGAGTTGGAAAAGGACAATAAATGCCTGTGCCGATATTTTATCCTGGTCAGACCTTTCTGACCTCTTTCTGTACCAAATATTGCATTACCAGTAAAACTTattccaatttttcttttgaaataaatattgaaatacatctattaaaataaatgcagttGTTACATTTGGGAGCCTGGATCTTTTTAGCTTTTTCTGTTGTGCCTGCACAGCCACAAACACAACTACACCAGAGTAACCTGAATCCTTTTTATCTTCCACATAATCAGCAAATTTGCTGAAGTGGTGAAGATTTGTTAGAGCCCTGCACAGAAACCACCTTCAAGGAGATAAAAATCTCTCTTGCCATTGTATTTGCTGAGGTTCAAGCTTGCATGGAGCTTACAGGAAATAATGAGAAATCATCCTGACTTCGATTCTAAGAAATGTTTTCAGGTTAGGATGTTAGGAGCTGAAGAAGGGGGTGGTTCACACATCATCTCCCTGTGGATCAGTTTCTAGCTCGGAATCTCACAAGGCTGTTGCAGCACTGggtgaaatattttccttctttccacaTTTGTGTATGCAAATATTGAACAGAGCTGGCACTTTGCAAGAGTTGGATCAGAAATGTGACATGAACAAGTGAGGAGTTGGCTTTGGTGTTATTTAAGGTCCTGGTAAAGGGAAGGACTGTGTAGCTGTAGAAATCTGTCtctattttatctttttctgtgcaggcaaagGATTTGCTAAAACTCTGCCATGTTAACATCTGCACTTACAAAGAATTGTTCCTGACTTGGAACAATGAGGTGAGAATGGAACAATGGAACAGGATTAGTTAAACTGGGATGTGTGGTTTATGTTCTAGGCACACGAGCCTGTTCACAGATTTACATTTGGGGTCACTGGGTGAGATGCTAAAAAAGAAGGTTTTTTGATTTGAAACAatcctgatttttgtttttttttgcctcctgaatacacacacacacaaaagctgTGAATATGTATGGATTGGAGTCCATCACATGGCAGACCCCAGATTCTGATGGGAATTAGTGTGCAATTCTGATTTTCATGCCTGCATGAAAACCCTTCTATAGGGGACCACAAGAAGCTGAAAGCCTTGACTTATTTATTGGCAGATTTTCTTCAGTGCTTGGACAGAACCTTTGATGATTTTCTGGATGTATAATTGATTTGAATCATCCTATACAGCTTCAGATAAGATGCTTGATAGTGGtggtttgttttatttgctAAAACAATGAGCATGctggatttttaatgaaagaaattaaatattgtCTCCTCTGTGAGAGAATAATCATCTCAGAACCCTTTTTTTTATACTGTGAACATCACACCCACCAGCTTGGTTTTGTCTCTGTTACCTGCAAACAATTCAGCAATTTTGGTGCAATGTTTTATTGCAGGTCTCATCTCTGTTCCTCTGCCTGGTAATGCAGCACTCAGGCCAAGGAGATCTCTCAGCTCTAATCAGGGAAAAGAGGGAGAACTCAGAAAAGATATCAGCCATGGTAAAAACTACAGAGGAGGCACCTGTTTGAGAGACTTGGTGCTTTTCTGGTATTCCTTCTTTCTGCAAATCCTCCCTAAAGCCTTCAAAGCACAGGAGGGTGGTTTTGGAAGCTCAGTTCTGAAAGAGATTTGGAAGTTCCTGAGTTTGTGTTACACTTTCATGTCTGTCTCCCTCCACAGGTGGTTCAGAAGCTCCTGGGACAGATGGTGGATGCTTTGGTTTACATACACAAACAAAATATTTGGCACAGGTGAGCAGAAATCTCATTTTCTTTGTGTGACAGGTTCCTGTTCTTTGGagtgctcagagccagggaatTTTACTCTTCCAAAAGGGAGAAGTAGGGGGTAAAAGTTCCAGACTTTAGATTCGTTTTTTTAACTTCTGAAGTTACTTATTTCCTGAGTTTTGTCTGGAATACTCATTTGATTGAAGTATTAttgcctgggtttttttttaatatttaaaaaattgtcCATTTCTTTAAATGCTCACATTTTGGTGGCTGTGATGGACAAAGTTTGTGTATCTGAATAAGAGACAACCCTTGCAATCCATGCTCAGATCAATCTGTGTCCCAAGCACAAATTTTAAAGCATATAGAGAGGAAAATAATTGTATTTTGGTTGATTATCACttgcatattaaaaaaaatgaaaaccaacAGAACACAAACAAAGAATGTCCAAAACAATTTCCAACCCCCAcaaaagccccaaaccaaaccttCTGAGGGCTAAAGATGCAGGGAATTTGTAATTATATGTGATTAAATTCTAATTTCATTAAATTCTAATTTCTAATAATATGTGAATAAATTCTAAACTCTAATTTCACAGGCTGacagaaaatatttgtgttgCAGAAATCTGAAGCCATCAAACATCCTGGTGACTGGTGAGCCATCCTTCATGCTGAGTGACTTCAGCACTGAAACACTGATGAGTGATGAGCTGAAATGGAAAATCAGAGTGGAAGAAGGTAGACAtttgttttgctatttttttctttcctactgTATTATAAAAGGTTTCAGTTTGGTGAATGGTTTTattcctcagagagaaatgaggaaagaggaaaaagttgtctttcctctcctttctctgctctttGTCTTCTAAATAGGATTTTCATAGGCAGCTGTCTGCAACATTAATTGTGTTCACAAGTGAAAAATGTAGATCTGTGTGTGAATTTCTGCAATCAATACACTTGGAATCCTTTTTAGCTTTGTCCTCAGGAACATCTCAGGGAAATGTTCATTAGTTAATTACAGTGTTTTGTAGTTTTTGGAAGCACAATGTCACCATGTGATTCCTGTTCCTACAGAAAGCAAGTCTTGGATGGCTCCAGAAACATTTGGGTTTTCTTTCAGTGAGAAATCTGACATCTGGTCCCTGGGCTGTGTCCTCCTTGACATGATGAGCTGCTTTGTTCTGAATGTGTGTAAGAatgatttatttgggatttgaaGGGTCCTGGGCTCATCAGGAAATGTGAGAGCTCTCTGCCACTGTGCTCTTCCCAGGCAGAAGAGATAAAATCCTTCCTGCAGGGTAtcagaggggacagcagctgccTTGAGGGAGTCCTGACCCTGATCCAGGATGGAGAAAGAAACTATTTGCCTTTCTTCCCACTGGTATTGATGATGCTGCAGATTGAGCCCAGCATGAGGCCCACAGCAAGGTGAGTTCTGGCTGCCTCCCCTTGATTTATTTTGTCCTAAACCCCTCCTACCTCTACAAACTGGGAATGTTCACTGCTGTTGCAAAGGGTTAACATTGCTTATCCTCCTGCCTCAACAAACTGAGTTATTAAACATTTGATATTCCTGCAGAGGGGACACTGAGATGCACAGCTGTCCCTTTTTGCAGTTATATTATAAATTCATGTTATACACAACTTTGTGAGTCTGAACTTGACACCTAACATGGCTTGTGCCATGTGAGCTCTTTCTTGAGCTTTTTGGAAGTAAATTGTTTAAGTTCTGTCAAAAATAATCTACTCTAGAAGCAATAATAGTTTTTTATATCAAAATGAAACAATACCCgtagatatttttcttttctaacttACCAGTCCTAACTCACTGGTGCTGCCTTTGTCTCTCAAAATTCCAGGGATCTGATCACTGATCCATTTGTTGAGAAATGCCTGATTTTTGCTGGTGAGACCTCAATAAAACTGAAGAAGTCTCTGCTTCCCTCAATAGCAGATGAGCTCTTGCAGGGAGGAGTTGAAAATGTTCTAGGTAATAAGGAGAATAAGATTAATGTAAGAGTGATGTTCACAGGAAATAAACCCTTCCAGTCAGGATGTATTAGAATTGGAAATAAATTCTTGGCCACTCATTTTACCTGCAATAAAATGGGATAATCTTTGGAGCAAGGATCACTCTGTTATTTTTCCTCTAAATTCCTAAGGTTCTCAGCCATTCCTATTGCAAAAGTTAAACAGGCTCAGAGGTCATTCCTCAGAAAATTTGGGAGCTCCACTTATTTTGTTTGCATTGTAAGATGTTTGCTGATTCATGCCACAAGGGATCTGCTCCATTATTTTCCTTCTAAGTAAGGAAGATGTTATTTTAATCTGAAAAGTCTATTGGAATAATGCATTTAAAGCTCCTATCCCTGTTGATTTAATATTCCAACAGATCctcaaaaatatatatatataatgccAAATACACTGTGAATCATAACACTTGATGTTTAATGAGGTGGGGGGAGAaaagtttttctcttttcaacAATCccaaatttcattattttcattcATATGAATTCACAGCTTGCACAAAACAGAGACAATTTGAGtgctttgtgtgtttgtgtggaaTGGTTGGAAGAATTTCCTTGGTTTCTCAGCATTCATGCAGGCTTCCTGGGATGTTGAAGCAGTCCAGGCTGAAGGCATCCAATACCTTGCCAGCTTTGTAGAGGATAAAACTGGTAAGGCACTACTTgatctatttatttattcatttattctgCTCCTTCCTTACATTGAGGAAAACATTTCTAATGCTCACAAATGAGAATGAAATTGTTCTCTTCCTATTTCTGTAGCTGATGGGATTGTGTTGGTTCTTGTTCTGTACATGCTTTTGTTAACCAGCAGAGGGGTTTTACTGGATAATAAAAATGGGCACTGGGGGAAGAAAACCAAACCTGTGATATTTGAATTGGTAACAAGCTGACACTTGAGGAAGGTAATTTCCACAAGGCCTGTGATGACCTGGGGGTAATTCCTGGGGCTGCAAGGTTGGCAGAGCCAAAGGAAGCTCCACATGGCCAATTCCTGTGTCTGTAAAGCTCTGAGGGTGAGAGCTGTGTGTTTGCTCCCAGAAGCTGCacatttttcaaaagaaaatctttcttTTGAAAGATTTTCAGATCAAAGTTCATAATTCAAAGCACTGTGTTAAATCAGTTATAAAAtgctctgtcctctgacagCACTTTAATGCTAGCATTGGCTTGTGATGTTAAAACTCAGAGTTTTTTTAGCTTTAATTGATAGGAGACATTTCCCACTCAGATTAAAACAATTCACTCTGGTTTGTTCTCTTTGATTCAAGAACCTTTCtcaaagaatttctttctccCCACAGCATTCCCCTATCTGCTGACATGCACAGAAGTGATCACTCTTGCCATGAAGGTTCACACAGATTCTCTGGATTTACAAGTGGAAGGCTGCACTTTATTGCTTGAAATTCTTAGTCAAGGTACAATTAAGATTTCCTCCTTCTGCTGGGTCTTGTAAAGATTGCTGAACCCATTATCTGCTCAATTAACAATTTTAGGGGATGAATTTAAAGAACAAAAGGAAGTTAAGCAGCTTTTTGAATTCTCATGGCCTTCCTTCAGGACTGGCACACAGCAATTCTGTGTTAATTTTAAATACAGGTGCTGATCTTGTCCAACCAAGTTTGTTTTCATGTGATGCAGAGTGTTGCTAGAGGGCATAAATAAGACTCTTGTTGTTTtggtattttaattttaaaccaTAAAAGTGGTTTTGGGTCTCTTGTGTGGTCCCTGCTGTCACTTTCATGGCAAtttaccccaaaaccacctgaTGATATGAGCTTAAAAATACTAAGAATTGAGTTTCAGCAAATGAAAGTTTAAAGTAACTTTTGCTAAGAAATGCTGCTAATTGAATGCTTTGCTATGCTGATTGCAGGGCAGGGGGTTCAGATTTCATTCAAAAGCACTGAAATCTTTGTTCTATtccaaatatttattatttattatttattatttattatttatttgtttgtggtGACAGCTCTGACACAGGGGGTGACGATGGCCTTGGATGAGAGTGTGGCCAGCTGCCTGTTGCACACAGTGAGGGAACATTCTGAAAATGAAGAGTTCCTTTCAATGCTCTGCACAGTTCTGATGATGGTTTCAGCCAGTGGTGGGTCACCTTGCTCATTCTTTGTGGaatcttaatttatttttattttttgaaacaAATCCAAGATATAATCCACACTGAGAGGTGTGGATGTCTGTGGgtaattattaatttaataGTGGTAAGATTGACCAGATAGTGATAACACCCCTGAAAGCTTAAGATACAATGCTGAGGCTTCAGAGATTTACTCTAAAAGATAGAAATCTGTATTTCCTCTTGGTTTGGAAACAAATAAAAGCTCTGCAAATAGTAGTGCTTGAGAAAATGAGGGCACAGAACCTGAATTCTATTTTGGACTCTGCCATGATGAATTGAAACCATTCTCCCTAACTTCTCTACTTTGTTCTCTTTTCTTCTGAACTTGTAATTgctaaatatttataatatttttagtTGTTTTCAGTGGCAGTT includes the following:
- the STKLD1 gene encoding serine/threonine kinase-like domain-containing protein STKLD1 isoform X1; the protein is MEKYEVLEQLQPGALGTVLVAQLRTDQAAHKKYAIKQVECIDQHQANVALKEAKDLLKLCHVNICTYKELFLTWNNEVSSLFLCLVMQHSGQGDLSALIREKRENSEKISAMVVQKLLGQMVDALVYIHKQNIWHRNLKPSNILVTGEPSFMLSDFSTETLMSDELKWKIRVEEESKSWMAPETFGFSFSEKSDIWSLGCVLLDMMSCFVLNAEEIKSFLQGIRGDSSCLEGVLTLIQDGERNYLPFFPLVLMMLQIEPSMRPTARDLITDPFVEKCLIFAGETSIKLKKSLLPSIADELLQGGVENVLAFMQASWDVEAVQAEGIQYLASFVEDKTAFPYLLTCTEVITLAMKVHTDSLDLQVEGCTLLLEILSQALTQGVTMALDESVASCLLHTVREHSENEEFLSMLCTVLMMVSASEVAAENLRKVGIIPDLLSILRRFLHNDNICFSCCAVLWSLAVSGNSEDNTEQAVLASAVPVTSAVLQEHLHNGVIAESACSALWALALQGCLADSDYEPTAALLLDALRMNPERKRLVQNGCLALATLVRLSETAALAILLDSKGSGTELIKQEYHLHSHEPGVAEALCLLMNEMAQYDEVMLNMRSHKMEKLLSEIKFQFPFSTEILTLVDATLSKLLDTKAWSLH
- the STKLD1 gene encoding serine/threonine kinase-like domain-containing protein STKLD1 isoform X2, with translation MEKYEVLEQLQPGALGTVLVAQLRTDQAAHKKYAIKQVECIDQHQANVALKEAKDLLKLCHVNICTYKELFLTWNNEVSSLFLCLVMQHSGQGDLSALIREKRENSEKISAMVVQKLLGQMVDALVYIHKQNIWHRNLKPSNILVTGEPSFMLSDFSTETLMSDELKWKIRVEEESKSWMAPETFGFSFSEKSDIWSLGCVLLDMMSCFVLNAEEIKSFLQGIRGDSSCLEGVLTLIQDGERNYLPFFPLVLMMLQIEPSMRPTARDLITDPFVEKCLIFAGETSIKLKKSLLPSIADELLQGGVENVLAFMQASWDVEAVQAEGIQYLASFVEDKTAFPYLLTCTEVITLAMKVHTDSLDLQVEGCTLLLEILSQALTQGVTMALDESVASCLLHTVREHSENEEFLSMLCTVLMMVSASEVAAENLRKVGIIPDLLSILRRFLHNDNICFSCCAVLWSLAVSGCLADSDYEPTAALLLDALRMNPERKRLVQNGCLALATLVRLSETAALAILLDSKGSGTELIKQEYHLHSHEPGVAEALCLLMNEMAQYDEVMLNMRSHKMEKLLSEIKFQFPFSTEILTLVDATLSKLLDTKAWSLH